In a genomic window of Salegentibacter salegens:
- a CDS encoding RecQ family ATP-dependent DNA helicase: MHNAHYILKKYWGHSSFRPLQEPVIEKLLKQKNVLALMPTGGGKSLCFQIPALMQEGICIVISPLVALMEDQVNALQQKGIKAMALTGGMAFRDLDAALDNCIYGNYKFLYLSPERLQQDLVQERIKLMNVNLIAVDEAHCISQWGHDFRPAYRNISLLKDLKPGTPFIALTATATPAVVKDIAKELELENIEILKDSFYRPNIAYNVLIAEDKYYRLYQLLNNKNEAAIIYVRSRKASLEIADLLNKKGHKADAFHGGLQPKEKTKRLNNWLENKHHIMVATTAFGMGIDKPDVRQVIHLNLPESLESYFQEAGRAGRDGEKAVTTMLTNKGDIPVLKNQFLANLPQLEDVKLVYKKLNTYFRIAYGEGEETEHNFSFSEFCAQYELPFSKTYEVLQLLDRCSVLKLSKEFHKKTSIHFTISGKQLQYYLEQNQKYESFVKALLRTYGGILENKTAIDLASVCKKSNLDQKKALKFLEELEKDQVLEYVFAEHDATVLFLVPREDDLVIFPLAPYIKQHNKSKKEKIDSVLAYLENDKICRSKQLLAYFGEEKVENCGICSVCQKQAAPLTRELKNEIYREIIKTLKTSDASSRQLTEAINYPEEQVLEVLRLLIDKELISRKTGNIYKINK; encoded by the coding sequence TTGCACAACGCGCACTACATATTAAAAAAATACTGGGGACATTCGTCCTTCAGGCCGCTACAGGAACCTGTAATAGAAAAACTCCTGAAGCAAAAAAATGTGCTGGCCTTAATGCCCACCGGCGGCGGGAAATCACTATGTTTTCAAATTCCGGCCTTAATGCAGGAGGGAATTTGTATCGTAATCTCCCCATTGGTAGCTTTAATGGAAGACCAGGTAAATGCGCTTCAACAAAAAGGTATCAAAGCAATGGCTCTTACCGGCGGGATGGCTTTTCGCGATCTTGATGCCGCTCTCGATAATTGCATCTACGGAAATTATAAATTCCTCTATTTATCTCCTGAAAGGCTACAACAAGATCTGGTACAGGAACGTATTAAATTGATGAATGTAAACCTAATCGCGGTAGATGAAGCACACTGTATTTCCCAGTGGGGCCACGATTTTAGACCTGCTTACCGAAATATTTCGCTCTTAAAAGATTTAAAACCCGGGACACCATTTATTGCACTTACAGCCACGGCAACACCGGCAGTGGTAAAAGACATTGCTAAAGAGCTGGAATTAGAAAATATTGAAATTCTAAAAGATTCGTTTTATCGGCCTAATATTGCCTACAATGTTTTAATAGCTGAAGACAAATATTATCGGCTATATCAATTATTGAATAATAAAAATGAAGCCGCGATCATTTATGTGCGAAGCCGAAAAGCAAGTTTGGAAATCGCTGATTTATTAAATAAAAAAGGTCATAAAGCCGATGCGTTTCACGGTGGATTACAACCTAAAGAAAAAACCAAAAGGCTTAATAATTGGTTAGAAAACAAGCATCACATCATGGTGGCTACCACGGCGTTTGGAATGGGAATAGACAAGCCAGATGTTAGGCAGGTAATTCATTTAAACCTTCCCGAATCTTTAGAAAGTTATTTCCAGGAAGCCGGTCGTGCCGGGAGAGATGGTGAAAAAGCTGTCACTACGATGCTTACCAATAAAGGAGATATTCCGGTTTTAAAAAATCAATTTCTGGCGAATTTACCGCAACTGGAAGATGTAAAACTGGTCTATAAAAAGCTGAATACCTATTTCAGGATCGCTTATGGCGAAGGTGAAGAAACCGAACACAATTTTAGTTTTTCTGAATTTTGTGCTCAATACGAACTTCCCTTTTCAAAAACCTACGAGGTGCTTCAGCTTTTAGATAGGTGCAGCGTACTGAAACTTTCAAAGGAATTTCATAAAAAAACCAGTATTCATTTTACAATTTCGGGGAAGCAACTTCAGTATTATTTAGAACAAAATCAGAAATACGAAAGTTTTGTAAAAGCACTTTTACGAACCTACGGCGGAATCCTGGAAAATAAAACAGCCATAGATTTGGCTTCGGTTTGCAAGAAATCTAACCTGGATCAAAAAAAAGCACTTAAGTTTCTCGAAGAGCTAGAAAAAGACCAGGTACTGGAATATGTTTTTGCTGAACATGATGCTACCGTATTATTTTTGGTTCCACGAGAAGATGATTTGGTTATTTTTCCGCTGGCACCTTATATAAAGCAACATAATAAATCTAAAAAGGAAAAAATTGATTCGGTTTTAGCCTATCTCGAAAACGATAAGATTTGCAGAAGCAAGCAATTACTCGCATATTTTGGGGAAGAAAAAGTTGAAAACTGCGGAATTTGTTCTGTTTGCCAAAAACAAGCTGCGCCTTTAACCAGGGAATTAAAAAACGAGATTTACAGAGAGATAATAAAAACTTTAAAAACCTCTGATGCTTCTTCCCGCCAACTTACCGAAGCCATAAATTACCCCGAAGAACAGGTTTTAGAAGTGTTACGCTTATTAATAGACAAAGAATTAATTTCCCGAAAAACCGGGAATATTTACAAAATAAATAAATGA
- a CDS encoding YqgE/AlgH family protein: protein MIALKPTKGHLLVAEPSIIGDVAFNRSVVLLADHTEAGSVGFILNKALDFTLKDLVPELSSNFKIYNGGPVEQDNLYFIHKIPDLIPQSVEIANGIYWGGNFDVVTELINQDLISEKEIRFFLGYSGWDANQLDEELNSHAWIVTTNENAKDIIERPYRSFWKDKMMQLGGEYILWSNAPENPSYN from the coding sequence ATGATTGCTTTAAAACCAACCAAAGGCCATCTATTGGTAGCAGAACCTTCTATAATTGGAGATGTAGCATTTAACCGCTCTGTTGTTTTGCTTGCCGATCATACTGAAGCGGGTTCTGTGGGTTTTATACTTAATAAAGCATTAGACTTTACCTTAAAAGATCTTGTTCCCGAACTTTCTTCAAATTTTAAAATCTACAACGGCGGCCCGGTAGAACAGGATAATCTTTACTTTATACACAAAATTCCCGATCTTATTCCGCAAAGCGTAGAAATTGCCAATGGCATTTACTGGGGTGGTAATTTTGATGTGGTTACAGAACTCATTAATCAGGATTTAATTAGTGAGAAAGAGATACGGTTCTTTTTAGGATATTCGGGCTGGGATGCCAACCAACTGGATGAAGAATTAAACTCCCATGCCTGGATTGTTACTACAAATGAAAACGCGAAAGACATTATAGAGCGCCCTTATCGCTCTTTCTGGAAAGATAAAATGATGCAACTTGGCGGAGAATACATTTTATGGTCTAATGCGCCAGAAAATCCCAGCTACAACTAA
- a CDS encoding HU family DNA-binding protein, whose amino-acid sequence MNKTDLIDAMAENAGISKAAAKKALESFLENVEKSLKKGDRVSLVGFGSWSVSKRAAREGRNPQTGKTIKIAAKNVVKFKAGADLQKAVN is encoded by the coding sequence ATGAACAAAACAGATTTAATTGATGCAATGGCTGAAAACGCTGGAATCTCAAAAGCAGCTGCAAAAAAAGCCTTAGAATCTTTCTTGGAAAACGTAGAAAAGTCTCTTAAAAAAGGTGATCGTGTTTCTCTAGTAGGATTTGGATCTTGGTCAGTTTCTAAAAGAGCTGCCCGTGAAGGAAGAAACCCACAAACCGGAAAAACCATTAAAATTGCTGCTAAAAATGTAGTTAAATTTAAGGCCGGTGCAGATTTACAAAAAGCTGTAAACTAA
- a CDS encoding DUF4290 domain-containing protein, whose translation MTHALEYNSERRHLIIPEYGRHLQKMVEEAIEIEDDKERNQVAKSIIAVMGNMQPHLRDVPDFQHKLWDQLFIISDFKLDVESPFPKPTREMLAERPEMLGYPQNFPKYRFYGNNINRMINEVKDWEEGPLKEGLVLTIANHMKKSYLNWNRDTVEDEIIFEHLRELSGGKINLKNADEDLSDASSLIRNKKKHTGKNNNPKKSNRKGGGGRKRY comes from the coding sequence TTGACACACGCATTAGAATATAACTCCGAAAGGAGACACTTAATTATTCCCGAATATGGAAGACATCTTCAAAAAATGGTGGAAGAAGCCATTGAAATTGAAGATGATAAAGAACGTAACCAGGTTGCAAAATCTATTATTGCCGTAATGGGTAATATGCAACCGCATCTTCGTGACGTACCCGATTTTCAGCATAAATTATGGGATCAATTATTTATAATTAGTGATTTTAAGCTTGATGTAGAATCACCTTTTCCTAAACCAACCCGGGAAATGCTGGCAGAGCGTCCTGAAATGTTGGGTTATCCTCAAAATTTTCCAAAATATCGTTTCTACGGAAATAATATTAACCGAATGATTAATGAGGTTAAAGACTGGGAAGAAGGCCCTTTAAAAGAAGGTTTGGTTTTAACGATAGCCAACCATATGAAAAAATCTTACCTTAATTGGAATCGTGATACTGTAGAAGACGAGATAATTTTTGAACATCTTCGGGAACTTAGCGGCGGGAAAATTAATTTAAAAAACGCCGATGAAGATCTTAGTGACGCTTCCAGCCTTATTAGAAACAAAAAGAAGCACACCGGTAAAAACAATAATCCTAAAAAATCCAACCGCAAAGGTGGGGGTGGCCGTAAGCGCTACTAA
- the murA gene encoding UDP-N-acetylglucosamine 1-carboxyvinyltransferase yields MGTFQIEGGQKLSGEIQPQGAKNEALQILCAVLLTSDEVVINNIPDILDVNKLIQLLENLGVKIKKLGKGSYSFKSDDLDLDYLSSDQFKKDGSGLRGSIMIVGPLLARFGKGFVPKPGGDKIGRRRLDTHFEGFIKLGAKFRYNKEERFYGVEAPNGLKGDYMLLEEASVTGTANIVMAAVLAEGTTTIYNAACEPYLQQLCNMLNSMGAKIRGVGSNLLTIEGVDSLKGCEHRILPDMVEIGSWIGMAAMTKSEITIKNVRWDMLGIIPTTFRKLGITIERKGDDIFIPAHTNGYEVQSFIDGSIMNISDAPWPGFTPDLLSIVLVVATQARGSVLIHQKMFESRLFFVDKLIDMGAKIILCDPHRATVIGHDFQSQLKATTMTSPDIRAGISLLIAALSAKGTSTIHNIEQIDRGYENIDERLKALGAKIERVA; encoded by the coding sequence ATGGGAACTTTCCAAATTGAGGGCGGGCAGAAACTTAGTGGCGAAATTCAACCACAGGGAGCCAAAAATGAAGCCTTGCAAATTCTTTGTGCCGTATTATTAACTTCAGATGAAGTTGTGATTAATAATATTCCAGATATCCTGGATGTGAATAAATTAATTCAGCTTCTTGAAAATCTTGGAGTTAAGATCAAAAAACTTGGAAAAGGAAGTTATTCTTTTAAAAGTGATGATCTGGATTTAGATTATTTAAGTAGTGACCAGTTTAAAAAAGACGGTAGTGGTTTACGAGGATCAATTATGATCGTAGGACCATTACTCGCACGATTTGGGAAAGGATTTGTACCAAAACCAGGTGGAGATAAAATTGGTAGAAGAAGACTTGATACGCATTTTGAAGGTTTTATTAAACTGGGTGCTAAATTTAGATATAATAAAGAAGAACGTTTTTACGGCGTTGAAGCTCCAAATGGGCTAAAAGGTGACTATATGCTCCTGGAAGAAGCTTCTGTTACCGGTACCGCCAATATTGTAATGGCAGCTGTTCTTGCTGAAGGAACTACTACCATTTATAACGCCGCCTGCGAACCTTATTTACAGCAACTTTGTAATATGCTGAATTCAATGGGTGCAAAAATTAGGGGCGTAGGTTCTAATCTCTTAACTATTGAAGGAGTAGATTCTTTAAAAGGTTGTGAGCATAGAATTTTGCCTGATATGGTTGAAATTGGCTCCTGGATTGGGATGGCAGCGATGACCAAAAGCGAAATTACCATTAAAAATGTTCGCTGGGATATGTTGGGCATTATTCCAACAACCTTTAGAAAATTAGGAATTACTATTGAACGTAAGGGAGACGATATTTTTATACCTGCACACACTAATGGTTATGAAGTGCAAAGTTTTATAGATGGTTCTATAATGAATATTAGCGATGCTCCCTGGCCTGGTTTTACGCCAGATTTATTGAGTATTGTCTTGGTGGTTGCTACTCAGGCTCGCGGAAGCGTACTTATACACCAAAAAATGTTTGAAAGCCGATTGTTCTTTGTTGATAAATTGATAGATATGGGTGCGAAAATCATTTTATGTGATCCACACAGGGCTACGGTAATTGGGCACGATTTCCAGTCGCAGTTAAAAGCTACCACGATGACTTCGCCTGATATTAGAGCCGGAATTTCCTTACTTATCGCAGCACTTTCAGCTAAAGGAACTTCTACTATTCATAATATTGAACAAATAGACCGGGGTTACGAAAATATAGACGAACGCCTTAAAGCACTGGGTGCTAAAATAGAGCGGGTGGCTTAA
- a CDS encoding AAA family ATPase, which produces MKKQKIVITGGPGTGKSSIIRQLEKHGHECLHEISRQVTLEAQKQGIDQLFLEKPLLFSEKLLEGRKIQHREADMIPTPTIFIDRGLPDVLAYMDYFKTEYSSYFTDACKEYSYDKIFFLPPWEEIYQSDNERYESFKEASLISKYLFETYKTYGYTPIVVPKTSITDRTTFILNQI; this is translated from the coding sequence GTGAAAAAACAGAAAATAGTAATTACCGGCGGTCCCGGTACCGGAAAATCTTCTATAATCCGCCAATTGGAAAAACATGGTCATGAATGTCTTCATGAAATTTCCAGACAGGTAACTTTAGAAGCCCAAAAACAGGGAATAGATCAATTATTCCTTGAAAAACCTTTGCTCTTTAGCGAAAAACTGCTGGAAGGCCGAAAAATTCAGCATCGTGAAGCCGATATGATTCCTACTCCCACTATCTTTATAGATCGCGGTCTCCCCGATGTGCTTGCTTATATGGATTATTTTAAAACCGAATATTCCTCTTATTTTACCGATGCTTGCAAAGAATATTCTTATGATAAAATATTCTTTTTACCACCCTGGGAAGAAATTTACCAAAGCGATAACGAACGCTACGAATCTTTTAAGGAGGCAAGTCTAATCTCTAAATATCTTTTTGAAACCTATAAAACTTACGGGTACACCCCTATTGTAGTTCCAAAAACCTCGATAACGGACAGAACCACATTTATTTTAAATCAAATTTGA
- the fmt gene encoding methionyl-tRNA formyltransferase, with the protein MSSLRIVFMGTPDFAVASLKSILGANYNVVGVITAPDKPAGRGRKLQESPVKKFAVSKGLNVLQPTNLKDKTFIEELKALDPNVQVVVAFRMLPKVVWNLPKFGTFNLHASLLPQYRGAAPINWAIINNETKTGVSTFFLDEKIDTGAMILQKEIDIAPEESVGDLHDKLMELGSGVVVETLELIEEGNLTPTPQPFDQLLKDAPKLNRENTKINWNDSLDEIHNLIRGLNPYPAAWCILFNEEKEEKVKIYDCKKENASHSLENGSIIVEDKMLKVAAQGGYLIVEELQLPGKRKMDVKSLLNGYNFSEGAKFR; encoded by the coding sequence ATGAGTTCATTGAGAATAGTATTTATGGGCACGCCAGATTTTGCCGTGGCCAGCCTGAAAAGTATTTTAGGCGCCAATTATAATGTAGTTGGTGTAATTACCGCACCCGATAAACCCGCTGGGCGCGGAAGAAAATTACAGGAAAGTCCGGTGAAAAAATTCGCGGTAAGCAAAGGTTTAAATGTTTTGCAACCAACCAATTTAAAAGATAAAACTTTTATTGAAGAACTAAAAGCCCTTGATCCTAACGTGCAGGTAGTGGTGGCTTTTAGAATGTTACCAAAAGTGGTTTGGAATTTACCAAAATTCGGCACTTTTAACCTTCACGCTTCCCTGCTTCCGCAATATCGCGGTGCTGCGCCAATAAACTGGGCAATTATTAATAATGAAACAAAAACAGGCGTTTCAACCTTTTTCTTAGATGAAAAAATTGATACCGGGGCGATGATCCTTCAGAAGGAAATTGATATAGCTCCTGAAGAAAGCGTAGGCGACCTGCACGATAAGCTAATGGAACTAGGGTCTGGAGTGGTAGTAGAAACCCTGGAGCTTATAGAAGAAGGCAATCTCACCCCTACCCCACAGCCATTTGATCAATTATTAAAAGATGCACCAAAGTTAAATCGGGAAAACACAAAGATTAACTGGAACGATTCTTTAGATGAAATTCACAACCTAATTCGCGGGCTAAACCCTTACCCAGCGGCCTGGTGCATTTTGTTTAACGAGGAAAAAGAAGAAAAAGTAAAAATCTATGACTGTAAAAAAGAAAATGCCAGTCATTCTTTAGAAAATGGAAGTATAATTGTTGAAGATAAAATGCTAAAGGTAGCCGCACAGGGCGGTTATTTAATTGTTGAAGAATTACAACTTCCCGGAAAGCGTAAAATGGATGTAAAATCACTTTTAAACGGATATAATTTTTCTGAAGGGGCAAAATTCCGCTAA
- a CDS encoding DUF493 family protein gives MSGTKDQEEFYNKLRAQLQDTSLWPSEYLYKFIVPAKSNQVKIIDEIFNNMGAVITTRKSKKGTYISTSVNVRMKNPDAVIEKYKEVAKKVEGVISL, from the coding sequence ATGAGTGGAACGAAAGATCAGGAAGAGTTTTATAACAAATTAAGAGCTCAATTACAGGATACATCCCTTTGGCCATCTGAGTATCTCTATAAATTTATAGTTCCTGCAAAATCGAATCAGGTGAAAATTATTGATGAGATTTTTAATAATATGGGAGCGGTTATTACTACTCGAAAATCTAAAAAGGGAACTTATATAAGTACATCGGTTAATGTACGAATGAAGAATCCCGATGCTGTAATTGAAAAATATAAAGAAGTGGCCAAAAAAGTAGAAGGTGTAATCTCTTTATAA
- a CDS encoding nicotinate-nucleotide adenylyltransferase: protein MPITIMGDKEFENVPSIKSKALRINLNENIYGTFSEIGAGQETVRNFFRAGGASGTIAKAMSAYDKDFSDAIYGVENDRRYVTEARLKKMLSHEIGLIEQRISREKHPNKLFFSYANTVATIDFAKKYKGHGWVGIRYQVSPEEDYNEISLHVRFHENDARHQQNTLGILGVNLIYGAYYKYDNPKKLLRYLYDHIDKDQIEIDTINFSGPRFEGVDNRLMSLQLVKNGMTDAVMFAPDGNNVLPAKILYKKNILALRGSFRPVTKVNMDMYERSLELFLKESKVEKENTEVIFEITLSNLRAEGEIDERDFMDRAKLLCSLGQTVMISNFQEYYRVVEYFSRYSKQRMGLTMGVNNLVDVFDEKYYRHLSGGILEAFGKLFFKDLKVYLYPLKDSETGEITTSDNLKVHPRMKELYKFFKYNGRVEDIENYNPEILDVYSREVLQMISEGKEGWEDMLPEKTTKMIKEHNLFHYKENKKKAKTEV from the coding sequence ATGCCAATTACAATAATGGGCGATAAGGAATTTGAAAATGTTCCTTCTATAAAAAGCAAAGCACTTCGCATTAATTTAAACGAAAATATCTACGGAACTTTCTCTGAAATTGGTGCCGGCCAGGAAACTGTAAGAAATTTTTTTAGAGCCGGTGGCGCTTCAGGTACTATCGCAAAAGCAATGAGTGCCTACGATAAAGACTTTAGTGATGCTATTTACGGAGTTGAAAATGACAGGAGATATGTAACTGAGGCACGATTAAAAAAGATGCTTTCCCACGAAATTGGCCTAATAGAACAACGAATTTCCCGCGAAAAACATCCAAATAAACTTTTCTTTAGTTATGCCAATACCGTTGCTACTATAGATTTTGCAAAAAAATATAAAGGTCACGGATGGGTAGGAATTAGATACCAGGTGAGTCCTGAAGAAGATTATAACGAGATTAGCCTGCACGTTAGATTTCATGAAAACGATGCACGCCATCAGCAAAATACGCTTGGAATACTTGGCGTAAACCTTATTTATGGCGCTTATTACAAATATGATAATCCTAAGAAACTTTTACGTTACCTCTACGATCATATAGACAAAGATCAAATAGAAATAGATACCATAAACTTTAGCGGACCGCGATTTGAAGGTGTAGATAACCGTTTAATGAGTTTACAACTTGTTAAAAACGGAATGACAGATGCCGTAATGTTTGCTCCTGATGGTAATAACGTACTTCCTGCTAAAATTCTTTATAAAAAGAATATTCTTGCGCTACGCGGAAGTTTTAGACCCGTTACCAAGGTAAATATGGATATGTATGAGCGTTCGCTTGAACTATTCCTGAAAGAAAGCAAGGTAGAAAAAGAAAATACAGAAGTGATTTTTGAAATTACCCTTTCTAATCTTAGGGCCGAAGGTGAAATTGATGAACGCGATTTTATGGACCGGGCAAAACTTTTATGCTCCCTGGGCCAAACCGTAATGATCTCTAATTTCCAGGAGTATTATCGTGTAGTTGAATATTTCTCAAGATATTCTAAGCAACGTATGGGCTTAACTATGGGCGTAAATAACCTGGTTGATGTATTTGATGAGAAATATTACAGACACTTAAGCGGTGGTATTTTGGAAGCTTTTGGTAAATTATTCTTTAAAGATCTTAAGGTTTACCTCTACCCGCTTAAAGATTCTGAAACCGGGGAAATTACTACCAGCGATAATCTAAAAGTTCATCCTAGAATGAAAGAATTGTATAAATTCTTTAAATATAACGGAAGAGTTGAAGATATTGAAAATTATAATCCTGAAATTCTGGACGTCTACTCTAGAGAAGTGCTACAAATGATTAGCGAAGGAAAAGAAGGTTGGGAAGATATGCTTCCTGAAAAAACCACGAAAATGATTAAAGAACATAATCTTTTCCATTATAAAGAGAATAAGAAAAAAGCTAAAACAGAAGTTTAG